The genomic DNA aagtaatttgtgtttattacacagacagacacatatatatacctacctacctacctacctacctacctcctacctacctacctactacatacatacatacatacatacatacatacatacatacatacatacatacatacatacatacatacatacatacatacatacatacatacatactacggGTTGTAGGTGGTAGTTTTATCTAAATTAATTTACAGCTTATTTGAATAAACaatgttttgttatatattACCTATTTCTTCGTCCTATCGTTTTCTTAATTGAAATTCATTTCAGAAATCCATGTGTAGGATTCGATGGCGCGTGGCGGAATCTTCCAAACTTCCCTGATCACACCAGGGCAGGTTTCAATTACTATTACTTGCGATGATATTTATACCATCACAAAACAGCCTATGATGCGTAGCCCATGGTGTCCGAGTTTGAAAAATCCATTCTGCGACAAATCACGATACTGTATAATGATATCGGCAAAACACGTGATCGGCAGCtgcagctgtgttgacaagactCGGCACATCAAAAGCACTTTACAAATCGCACTAATAGGCACTTGAAGTGTAGAGAAGCCGTAAAATGTTGATACAgaatatggaaatattcaggAAAGGGCGCCAAAAGTTACTGGGTTACGATCAcatgtaaaacattttgaaattggaaGAAGCATAGTGAGATGGTGTTGTTCTGCAATCTGCGATTTAAACTGGTTAAAATTGATTAACACACACACGCGCGCATAGACACACGCGCACGCACACGCAAAGACACGCTTTCATTGATCATTTGGAAGGGCCACACTGCCAGTTTGCACACGCGTACGACCCCCAGCAGACATGCACAGTCGTAGACGTGTCAGGGAATTTCCCTATTGTCACGTGACCGAGGTCAACATCATTATTCGTTTTACAGTAACATAAGTTCTCTCGAGGAAAATACACCCTAGCTGTTTATGACAACATGGAATATTTACTCTATTTTATGTTGACAGCGATCGCCGCAGTTGTATTTggcatactatggcaaattctGGTGCTGAATACAGGTTAGTACTTAGCCGGAGCAGGCCTATTGCGCGGGGACAGAGCGGCACTCTTCTAAAGTGCATTGACACAGTGTATCTCAACATCCCCTCTAATTTGCTAGCTAAGCTTATCTTTCGTTGTTTTAAAGTCAATACTTCTTATCATTTACGTTTTCCATACCATTGCAATTTAGGGTTAGAGTATACTCTGAATAGATGAAAGGAAACTGAACGGGACACAGCAATGAGACATAGAATGGCAAACTACCTTTGAGTGGAAATTTAGAGACATTGTCTTCTTTGTGAGAATAATAGTGGATGTATGTGCTCGGTTTGCATGAACCGGCCGGCTTTTGAGGCTAACGCGAATCTATTCAAGTTTAAGACGGGTATTTCCGCATGTCTTCTCATCCTCTGACGTTGCATCACCTGATTATGGTTGTCTTGGCAACCGGATTCCCCCTCGAAGGAAGGACCTGCCCTTCCGAATATGTCCACTGAAGCTTTTGGAGAATTGTAAATCTCCTTGACAGATTTTCAGAAATCATGttcttttcaatttaattttctataattttttccGGTCCCTGGAGATAATGACGTTAATATTTACTTAATATGCTTACGTTATAGTATATGGAGAGTTCAAATGAAGATTATATTTGTTCAAGTAAATTAGGAATAAAGTTTACGGTCAATTTAAATGCCAAATGAGTCAAGTGGCGCAAAATGTCTTCGCCAATTAAAATAATTCAAGATAGCGACTTTTTATGTAAAAAGAATAGTTTACATAATTATCATATGGCTGATTTTTTATGATGtttgtttcatttgaaaaatcaagcATGTTTCTGTCCTAGCATAAATATGGAAAGTCTGTGGTCAAATACATCTTCAATTTCTCTTTACGTGCACAACCTGCAAATCATTCGACAAATCCGTGAAAGCCTAAAGTTAGGTTCATGGtgtatgtgtatttttttcGTAAGATTACAGTCTTAACGTACATTTGACTGAGAGAATTGCTATATTTTATTCGGCAAAACAAAATAGCCGCTAAACAGAAACAAAAGTTGCCCACGAAGTATTATGAGCAAGAACAATCTTCACAGAGTTCGCAACAGGTACCAAGCACGAGCACACCGATACGATGAACCTGCGAAACCTATGGAGGTCTTCTGGTACGTCCATGCAAAACCTGGAACGACTACTCGTGAATATTGGTTGTCCGGTTTTGAGTCCGAAACATCAATGCCGAAACATAATTGTATTCTTcggagcgccctcaagcgataTACTTTGCAATAACTGAATCCGTCTTCGCGAACACTTGTTGGTGTATCATCTATATGTGTCTTGAAAGTTTGGAAGATGATTTCAAATGACAAAGTCATTTTCTCTGTGTTGAAGGACTACTTATTTTCACCCACATTTTTGTTGTGGCTCAAGTATATAGTCTTTTGGTAACAAAATCACACACCATAGGGTAACATAGTTGAGTTTCCTCACCGTCGAGGAGACACAACTAACTAAccaactaactaactaactaactaactaccTAACTGACAATACGACATACATTGCAAGTCTCGTTGTTTATGCATATTTCTAAAATAATgcaacctgtatttttcaataGCCAAGTTCATTATCATGAATGCATGACTTTGCCAATCATGCATTCATTACTAATAAGTTGAAAGATTAATTCAGAGCCATTGATTTATACCGTGTGTAGAGTTTTACGTGCAACGTCACGCTGATTCTTTTCTCCATCTTTTTATTTTCAGAACTCCAAAATAAGGAAAATAACCGACTTAAGGCTCGTATTCAAagcctcgaaactgaaagagaCCACGAGAAACAGGAAAACGCCACTGCGAAACGCGAACTTCAAATCCTACAGGAACAACTGCGTATTGAGTGCCGCGAGAGACGCGACGTGAACCATCAATTTGAACGTGCGAAATCAAATTATCGAGAACTGTGCGAGATTAAAGAGATCGCCGATGCCAAATGCAAAATCAACAAGACACGCGACATGGAGGAAAAAATCCGATCTTTAGAGAGCGAGCTCACGCATCGGATTTGGGATCTTGAAAGAGCCCAGGACGAAACCAAAGACGCAGAAATCGAGAAACAGACCCTGGAAATGAAGTTAAGACGAGTCACAGAGAAACTGAAACGCCTCGAATTGGAAAACGTTCAGATCACATCTGACCGCGGATTTTATACAGAACTGTTCTGCCTCGCCTCTAAAGAGAACGCGCAGCTGAAGAGAGGAGGGAGACACCAGAGGCAGATGGCAGCCGAAGCTGAGAGGGGCAGGCACAAAGCAGAGAAGAAGTTGAGACGTCTTCGGTTGATATGGACCAGGGAAAAACGAAAGTTAGAAAAACGACTGGCCGCTGTAAGGAGAAGGCTTGATGTCTCGTATAAGCAGATCAAGAAGCTTAAGCGACAGGTAACCGTAGACAAAATATTTGAGCAACTAGCTAGATTCGCGGAAAAGTACTCATCTTTAATTTGGCACGGTTGATTTGGGATGTTTGTATTCTTTTACAAGAGTGGCGGCCGTACTGAAGATGTTCAGATTCCGAACGTAGGTAACGAATCGACTTTTGAAACCTAATTCTTGCGAGATCATCCATAAAAGGTCAATAAGCTGTAAATTCGATGTATTTTCCAtcagttttgttttctctgtATAGTTGTATTTAGTTCTACTACCAAAGTCATGTCAAAGTGCCTTGAGTTCAACTTTACAATACAGCCTGCCGTTTGTAGTGTGCACTGTTATTGCTGACACTTAGCTTTTCGTCGGTACAAGAATTCGTTTTTCAACATCTAAATTTGTTACTGTACACAATGCGTGTGTTTGTAAAGCGAATACttcgtatttcaacatactctaCGGATGGTtcatgacagaaatgaaaatatcaaacgtTAATAGCTATTATAGCGTAATATTTACATGATTTCTTAAGATAGAGaaattgaatgttttttgtTAAGTATGACCCGTTAACCTTTCCACATTTTCAGATTATAAGTTTGACGACAGACTTCACACATCTCGCTCAACATCTCCGCGACATGCAACTTGACAAGAAGAATCTGCAGCAAGAAGTTGTCAGACTTACTAAAGGTTGCAGAGAAGCTGAAGAAAGAAGCGAGAATTTGGAGAAGATGTTGGAGAATGGACTGAACCACCAAGAAGTTCTAAAAGAGAAgatttctaaactacagcttcAGAAAAGGGCGGCAGAAAACAGAGTCAAAGAACTGTCGACCTGCGTAATGAAGGCCGAACGAGTGGAACACCACGACTGTTACGAGTATCTGCGAAAGCGCGAAATGGCTTTGCGGGGAGAGAAAAGTAGTCTTGAAAAGAAAGTGAAGCAACTCGAGGAACGCATGCGCAGAAAAGAGAAGGAAACGTGTACGAGATGTCCACTACGGAATTATCAGTACCGTCAGTGTCGTCAGCGATTTGTCAAATTACGGCGCAAGTATGCAATGCAAGAATGTAACCTTAGTTTCCTTACACTACTTTTATTCGCCGCTCTCTCTCCTCTATTTGCAATGGAGGTAATCTGGGCAGTTAGCACCGAATTCTACTTTTATCTTCTCACTCGCGTAGAAAACTTGTACAGAAAGGGTTTCGAGGGTATAAGCCGAAAATAATGACTGTTATTTATACTATGTTACCAGGAAACAGGTTGTAAAAGACCGTTGCTATTGCCAGAAAGCTCGTGTTCTGGTCATATACTGAACATATGATTTTGGCTGCACTTCAGAAAGTTGTCATAATATCTTTCTTGCAACAAAAGCCTGCATGGAAACAATTAGTCACTTTAATTTTCGGGAAAAAGAATAGTACCTACcatgttttcatatcatttgAAATATAGCTTGTAGCAGCTCTCTACACTTTGGAGGGACGATTTACTTGGTCAATGTTAAGTCAGATTTTGTCTTCTCTTTGCAAGACAAACTACGGCAAATACGTGTTGGCGCTGTAGGAGTGTTGTCTCTAAGGATCTGCCACCGAGTCAGAGCTACTTTCATTGTCATTATATTCTTCTTTAGTGCTAGAACATTGAAGCTCCCACGCAGGAGAAAACATTTGATAATGTGTGGATAACAGATTATGTCAATGTTTTGGCGCGTTATGGCGCTGCGACCTTCACGTAGAGTTGGAGACTTTTTGGCAATGACCTTGTCTATTcttgtaaattgtaaataatgCCCTCTAGAAAGTGTTAAATGTCACTGTATCGGAGTAAAGTCACCTCTTGATCCCATTTCAATGAATGCATTATTAAGACATGTACACGCATGCGTAATCCATTTATGCGTAACTCGTAAGTTACTCGTGATCAAGGCTAACTATATTCAGCTCTAATTTTTCTCTCATCGTTTAAAGCCCTGGcacactttatttgaaataggAGACATAGGTGAACTTGACATTGTCAGACTTAGTTTCTTAGAGCTTGTTCTGTATCTTTTTTCTTCCAATTTGTATTGTACATTCTGTGAAACCGCTGTATATATACAAAGATGTATTCGCCTTACTATGATTAATCTCATGAATTTCAGTTCGATAATTGCATTAAAGAGACATTTCGTCGTATAAACACACCGTGGAAAtattaaatatgtatattttgatgatTTAGCTTTTATACGTGTATAGCCTTAACTGAtattatacttatttgaatataCTGTAGCATTGGTTTGAaagttattttatattttgcaatACTGTAACAAATGTGTCCACATGGGTATTTTTATACATTGAATTAATCATTTAAGTTTTAGATTATGGTTATGCCAAGGTTTGTATGTACCAACTTAGAGAAGTGCATTTCTACGTGGTAATAATAATACAAGGATTGTGAATAGATTTCAGGGTCATCTCCCTTTCAAAAATAACGAAAGACATAGCTTGTTAGGCACTTTGACTGCAAGTCCGATGCACTTTACGCAATGTCAAATTAATCTATTTTACGATATTATCAGAGTGAGCGCTATTGTCAGAGTATAGGCCACAGAAGCCGACATAGTGGATTTGAATTACAAATAAacttaataaacaaacaatattttctcaatttttattgattttgcaaTTCCATACGACAAAGTTCACCTTGTTTTCAGTCCCCTAGGAACAGATCAAAAGGGCATTGGAAAGATAAACTTCTATGCTCTATGACGATATCTAATTTGAATATAAGAACAAAAGGGGGACCCTTAAGTACACGTCTATGGTCTTCAATGGCTCACGATTAAGTCACATTTTCTCCTTACAGATTTAAAAGTATAAAATTGGTGCCCTTGTGTATAAATCTGgtatttgtgtttgtgtatgtactCTATGCACCACttacacatacatagatacacacacacacacacacacacacacacacacacacacacacacacacacacacacacacacaaaaaaaaaaacacaaaaatgtatacaatgtgctctcccggttatcaccataatggctttatggcaacctctgaacttgggcacagtaTTTTACaagttatatataatatatatatatatatatatatatatatatatatatatatatatatatatatatatatatatatatatatatgtgtgtgtgtgtgtgtgtgtgtgtgtgtgtgtgtgtgtgtgtgtgtgtgtgtgtgtgtgtgtgtgatgtgtctgtgtgtgtatttgtgtgtggagagagagagagagagagagagagagagagagagagagagagagagagagagagagagagagagagagagagagagagagagatgcgaGTTTGGGCATAACATTGCCTATCTTAACGTTTGAGACATTTCAGTGGAAGCAACGACCTATGCAATGCCCTAACAGCAAAGTGCTACTGTTTTCTTAAGGAGAAAGACGGAACATCGTAAGGTCATTACATCAGCCTTACTGAGAACGTGGCCAAAGATAGGTTGAAGATTGTAACAGCTCATATTTTAGTCAGAGTATTATGGTTTGTTTCAAGTTGAGTGACATTGGCAGGGACTTCATATAAAGGAATTTTCGAGGTCACGACCAGGTTAAGAGATCGGACGATACTAGAATCATGTACATTACAGGCGGTACTAAGATTACATACAACACAATAAATGTTCTAAAGGAGACATGGTGACGTGACGATAAATGCAATTATAAGTCGTCGGATAAAAAGTTTTCAGAAAGGTAAAAAACAGGCAAGACTTTTGTCACTTTCATTCCTaaggaaaaataaacaaatcagaTACTGATAAGAATTCTTATAAATGTTTCTTTCTAAGCGTCACACTTGTGATACTGTCACTTTCTAAGCGTCACATCTGTGATACAGCCACTTTCTCAGAATTCACTTTTACTACACTagttctgttctgttctgtttattctgtttttgTTGCTCAAAGTTCTTGATCGATGATAAAAAATGAGTAAAATACTGCGTTACAATTTGTAACAATCGGGAGCCGGCATCATCTTTCTTCACAGCGCCCTGTGATCTCCTGGATTCCGTATAATTCTATCGTTTTGTGTTGAAGTGGTGTGACTGTATACGATGGGAACTGAGGTGATGGAATGAAGTTCCTTCTGTAGTTATTTATGTCACATGGGTGAGGGTAAAACATCTCGTGAATTATATTGGAAAACTCATTCTTGGTCTTCATTTGATCACTTCTGCATGACGCTTTTTTCTCCTCCTGACCCGTCTATACTCCATTCTCCAGAATCACCATCGTCGTTGTCGTCCTCCCACTCCCCCTCCTCCTactcaccaccaccatcaccaccaccaccatgtATAAAAACATCACTGAAAAGCACCACTTTGGTAGTCAtacaaattcaattttcataatGGTGCATCATACTACAGAAATATCTTTGTCGCTGTCTTCATAATTATCACTATAACATTTGCAATAAGTTCAGATCACTGTTAACTTTATCCGAGTCGACGTAAACCCTTCTCCGTGGAAATGTGAAATGATCACTCGTCGTGATCAGAAAGTCCGTTCTTCTTGACGTATGACTTCCAGAAGTTTTTGACAGAACACAGTAAAGTaatctgcaaaaataaaaaaaatggacAATCGTGAAAAAGTAAACGCAGTAGCAGCTTGTGTGAAGTCTTACCCTCAAACTTAACTGCTAAGCTAAATCTTCTTGGTGTATTCTGTGTCTGACATGTAATATAGATCACTTCTGTTATGGCTCATTTCGAGATCCAAAACAATTACGGACGTTATGATAGAATTCACGCATTCGCAAAGACTGCCAGCCTCTTTAGATGAGGATCGTTCACGGAGATCGAGATCGTCTGCACAGTCGCAGGAGAAATGTCGCCCTCTTGCGACTCTCTCGATAAATACAACTCTGGCTACTCACACATCCCCTGTCGGTACTTCCTCGGCTTCGATTTCCACT from Ptychodera flava strain L36383 chromosome 12, AS_Pfla_20210202, whole genome shotgun sequence includes the following:
- the LOC139145097 gene encoding probable DNA double-strand break repair Rad50 ATPase, translating into MEYLLYFMLTAIAAVVFGILWQILVLNTELQNKENNRLKARIQSLETERDHEKQENATAKRELQILQEQLRIECRERRDVNHQFERAKSNYRELCEIKEIADAKCKINKTRDMEEKIRSLESELTHRIWDLERAQDETKDAEIEKQTLEMKLRRVTEKLKRLELENVQITSDRGFYTELFCLASKENAQLKRGGRHQRQMAAEAERGRHKAEKKLRRLRLIWTREKRKLEKRLAAVRRRLDVSYKQIKKLKRQIISLTTDFTHLAQHLRDMQLDKKNLQQEVVRLTKGCREAEERSENLEKMLENGLNHQEVLKEKISKLQLQKRAAENRVKELSTCVMKAERVEHHDCYEYLRKREMALRGEKSSLEKKVKQLEERMRRKEKETCTRCPLRNYQYRQCRQRFVKLRRKYAMQECNLSFLTLLLFAALSPLFAMEVIWAVSTEFYFYLLTRVENLYRKGFEGISRK